A genome region from Primulina eburnea isolate SZY01 chromosome 9, ASM2296580v1, whole genome shotgun sequence includes the following:
- the LOC140841729 gene encoding uncharacterized protein, translating into MAAKKGSKGGAGGEDAEDELTRVPLQAILLADSFATLFRPITLERPKVLLPLVNAPMIDYTLAWLESAGVEEVFVFCCAHSKQVIQYLENSKWFGKPNFLVTTIESHNAISAGDALRLIYERHVIQGDFVLVTGDTVSNMSLTQVLKEHKERRRKDSNAVMTMVIKQSKPSAVTRQSRLGTEELFLAIDPDTKQLLHYEDKSEDMKGTVNLDKGLLIDNSSISLHNDKQDCYIDVCSPEVLSLFTDNFDYQHLRRHFVKGLLVDDIMGYKIFTHEIRASYATRVDNYRSYGTISKDIIQRWTYPFVPDVQFSGNCVTRLERQGTYRASDVGLSHSAHIGPFAVIGNGTTVGNYTYVSNSVIGEGCVIGSNVSIDGCYIWDKVTIEDGCKLKHAIVCDGVIMRSGAVLEPGVVLSFKVIIGEQFIVPAYSKVSLLQQPVKQDSDEELEYADNSSVNIEISSLSSIPKQLDEELREKLVDPQTKAASEVGNGGVGFIWLASEGAHEEEWRHSVAPIPADRLVEMIKSATDKLEVSNLDGDVLPHSGELEPDSIDSDFDGDVRGDSVHFEKEVEATFLRAVHEHVKEDHVILEVNSLRLSYNLTSSDCAGALFYGMMKLALDTPHNSLGELVKNVASVITKWNRLLKYYLPSLDEEIEVILKFEEMCLESTKEYAPVFEQILPILYDKDILQEEAILNWAAEKEEADESDKVLLKQAEKFIQWLNEASEEEE; encoded by the exons ATGGCGGCGAAGAAGGGAAGCAAAGGAGGAGCGGGAGGAGAAGATGCCGAGGATGAGCTGACGCGTGTTCCCTTGCAGGCAATCTTACTGGCCGATAGCTTTGCCACGCTCTTTCGCCCCATCACTCTCGAGCGCCCCAAA GTACTGCTGCCGCTTGTCAATGCTCCCATGATCGACTATACCTTAGCATGGCTTGAATCTGCTGGAGTTGAAGAAGTTTTTGTGTTCTGCTGTGCACATTCCAAGCAAGTGATCCAGTATTTGGAAAACTCTAAGTGGTTTGGCAAACCAAATTTTTTAGTCACCACGATAGAATCGCACAATGCCATCAGTGCCGGAGATGCCTTAAGATTGATATATGAAAGGCATGTG ATACAAGGAGATTTTGTCCTTGTTACTGGAGATACAGTGAGCAACATGTCACTTACACAGGTACTCAAAGAACACAAGGAAAGAAGAAGAAAGGATAGCAATGCTGTAATGACAATGGTGATTAAACAGTCAAAGCCTTCTGCAGTAACTCGTCAATCTCGTCTTGGAACCGAGGAGCTGTTTCTGGCTATTGATCCTGATACGAAGCAGCTCTTGCATTATGAGGATAAGTCTGAGGATATGAAAGGGACAGTCAATCTTGACAAGGGGTTGCTGATTGATAACTCCTCTATATCTCTCCACAATGACAAACAG GATTGCTATATTGATGTATGCTCTCCAGAAGTGCTGAGTCTTTTCACAGACAATTTTGATTATCAACATTTACGTCGTCACTTTGTCAAGGGGTTGCTCGTTGATGAT ATAATGGGTTACAAAATTTTTACCCATGAAATTCGTGCAAGTTATGCGACTAGGGTTGATAATTATCGGAGCTATGGCACCATTAGTAAAGATATAATCCAGAGATGGACCTATCCTTTTGTGCCTGATGTCCAGTTTTCTGGCAATTGTGTGACCAGGCTTGAAAGACAAGGAACATATAGAGCATCAG ATGTTGGGTTATCACATTCTGCACATATTGGCCCATTTGCTGTGATTGGAAATGGCACCACAGTTGGAAACTACACTTACGTATCAAATTCTGTGATCGGGGAAGGTTGTGTAATTGGATCAAATGTTTCAATTGATGGTTGTTATATTTGGGATAAAGTTACAATTGAAGATGGCTGTAAACTAAAACATGCAATAGTGTGTGATGGCGTGATCATGAGATCTGGAGCTGTTTTGGAACCTGGTGTTGTTTTGTCTTTCAAG GTCATAATTGGAGAACAATTTATTGTTCCTGCTTATTCAAAAGTGTCTTTACTTCAACAACCTGTCAAACAAGATAGTGATGAAGAGCTGGAATATGCTGATAATAGCAGTGTGAACATCGAAATATCAT CATTATCAAGTATACCTAAACAGTTGGATGAGGAATTGAGGGAGAAGTTAGTCGATCCACAAACAAAGGCCGCATCCGAG GTTGGTAACGGTGGGGTTGGTTTCATTTGGTTGGCTAGTGAGGGAGCGCATGAAGAAGAATGGAGGCATTCAGTTGCCCCAATACCTGCAGATAGACTAGTTGAAATGATCAAAAGTGCTACTGACAAACTGGAGGTATCAAATCTTGATGGCGACGTTCTTCCACATTCAGGAGAGCTGGAGCCTGATTCAATTGACAGTGACTTTGATGGAGATGTCAGAGGTGATTCTGTCCATTTTGAGAAAGAG GTTGAAGCAACTTTTTTAAGGGCTGTACACGAACACGTCAAAGAAGATCATGTAATTTTAGAAGTGAACTCTCTGCG GTTGTCATACAATCTGACTTCTAGTGATTGTGCTGGGGCATTATTCTATGGTATGATGAAACTAGCATTGGATACTCCTCACAATTCACTTG GCGAACTTGTTAAAAATGTTGCTAGTGTGATTACAAAATGGAATAGGCTTTTGAAGTATTACCTACCTAGCTTAGATGAAGAG ATTGAGGTGATTCTGAAATTTGAAGAAATGTGTTTAGAGTCCACAAAGGAGTACGCTCCAGTTTTTGAGCAG